GGCTTTAACCGATGTGCCAGGATCACTGAATGGAACTTTTGACACAATTACTCACTGCGCTCTGGAGCCAGGACTTCGAAACGCTGGCCAATCCCGGCATGATCGGCATGCTCTATTTTGTGCTGTTTATGATCCTGTTTCTGGAGAACGGTCTGCTGCCCGCCGCCTTTCTGCCGGGCGACAGCCTGCTGGTGCTGGTGGGCGTGCTTATCGCCAAAGGCGCGCTCGGCTATCCGCAAACGGTGCTGCTGTTAACCGCCGCCGCAAGCCTCGGCTGCTGGGTGAGCTATATCCAGGGGCGCTGGCTTGGCAATACGCGCATCGTCCAGAACTGGCTGTCGCATCTGCCCGCGCATTATCACCAGCGGGCGCATCATCTGTTCCATAAACATGGGCTGTCCGCGCTGCTGCTGGGCCGCTTTATCGCGTTTGTGCGCACGCTGCTGCCTACCATCGCCGGGCTTTCCGGCCTTAATAACGCCCGTTTTCAGTTCTTTAACTGGATGAGCGGCCTGCTGTGGGTGGTTATTCTCACGACGCTCGGTTATCTGCTCGGCAAAACGCCGGTGTTCCTTAAATATGAAGACGCCCTGATGTCCTGTCTGATGCTGCTGCCAGTCGTGCTGCTGGTTATCGGCCTAATAGGATCGCTGGTGGTGTTATGGAAGAAAAAACATGGCAACCGGAGCTAAAGGATGGCTTTCAAACGCGCGCTTTCTCGTCGTCTTACGCTAACGCTCGCGGCAGGCGCGCTGCTGGTGGCAGTGCTGTTAAGCTGCGCCGCGCTGCAAAAGCATGAAACCACGCTTGAGATACGCGCGGTGTCGCAGGGCGCGACGATCCCGGACGGCTTCTCCGTCTGGCACCATCTCGACGCCAACGGCATCCGCTTTAAAAGCATTACGCCGCAGGATGACATTCTGCTGATCAAGTTCGACACCAGCGATCAGAGCGAAGCGGCGCGCAAGGTGCTCTATCGCTCGCTGCCGCGCGGTTTTGTTATCGCCCAGCAGGAAGAAAAAAGCCTCACCCCCGCCTGGCTCACTCGCCTGCGTCATGACATTCAGCGCCTGGGTTAACCCTTCCAGGAATCTGAATCTTTTCACGGACTTTGGGGTTTGCGTTATTACTTACTATGCTTGAGTAAGCGCAACCCATTGTTCTGTCCGCGCAACACAACCGGAATCGCGTCAGGCCGCTGGCCTTACGCAACACAATGGAAGGTTAATCATGAATTACCGCACAGTACTGGCCTTAGCCCTTTTTTCCTGGAATGCCGCAGCGCTTGCCGCCTCCCCCTGTGAAGAAAAAGCGCAGGAGATTAAAAAGGAGATCCGCTACGCCGAGCAGCACCATAATCAGGGGCGCATCGACGGGCTGAAAAAAGCGCTAAGTCAGGTACAGGCCAACTGCCGCGACGGCGATGTCATCGCTGAACACCGGCAGAAAGTGGCTGAGAAACAGGCGGAAGTGGCCGAGCGCCGCGCCGAATTGCATGAAGCGTCGCAGAAAGGCGATGCTGAAAAAATTGCCAAACGTCGCCACAAGCTCGCTGAAGCCGAGCAAGAGCTTAAGGCGCTGAAAGCTCAAGATTACTGAGCTTATGGATAACCCTCACTTATCAGGAGAGCATTATGTCAAAAGAAAATACCGACCACCTGCGCGCTGAGTTGAAATCGCTTGCCGATACGCTGGAAGAGGTGCTGACCGCCTCCGGGGACAAATCGAAGGAAGAGATGAGCAAACTGCGCAATAAAGCAGAGCGCGCGCTGAAAGACACCCGTTATCACTTAACCGAAACCGGTGACGTCATCGCTAAACAGACCCGCGAAGCGGCGGCGCGTGCGGAAGATTATGTGCGTGAAAATCCGTGGACCGGCGTGGGTATTGGTGCGGCCATCGGCGTCGTGCTGGGCGTGCTCCTGACGCGGCGCTGATTATGACGGAGCCTCGTCACGCGCAAGGGCCGGGTAAAAGCGTTCTCGGCATCGGACAACGTATCGTCACCGTGCTTGTGGAGATGGTGGAAACCCGTTTACGGCTCGCTGTCGTGGAGCTGGAAGAGGAGAAAGCAAATCTCTTTCAGCTGCTGCTGATGACTGGCCTGACGATGCTGTTTGCCGCCTTTGGACTGATGAGTCTGATGGTGCTGCTTATCTGGGCAGTCGATCCGCAGTATCGCCTTAACGTCATGATTGGCACGACCGTCGCGCTGTTTGTGCTAGCGCTGATTGGCGGCATCTGGACGCTCAGGAAATCGCGTCAGTCGACGCTTCTGCGCCACACGCGTCATGAGCTTTCTAATGACCGCCAGCTGCTGGAGGACGATAAGTCATGAGCATGAGCAAAGCCGAGCGCGAAAGGCGCAAAGCGCTGCTGCTCAGTCAAATCCAGCAGCAGCGGCTGGATATGGCCGCCGGTCGTCGCGACTGGCTTGCCGTCACTGGCTCATACGATCGTAGCTGGAACACGCTGCTGAGCCTGCGCTCCTGGGCGCTGGTCGGTAGCAGCGCGATGGCTATCTGGAGCATCAGGAACCCTAACTTCCTGCTGCGCTGGGCTAAACGCGGTTTCGCCGCGTGGAGCACCTGGCGGTTGATTAAAACCACCATGAAACATCCGCTCCCCTGACACTATCGCCTCTCCCCGGAGAGGCGTTTTTTTATCTCCTTATTTATCCTTCATTATTTTTGAATAACTTTGCCAGTTTTCCTTGCTTACATTCCCGTCACGCCCGCCCTATGATGCTTTCCATCAACGGCGGAACGCGGATAACCCCGCGCAAAGCAGCCCTTTAATGACAATTAACCTTTCGTGATGAAGCGGGTTTCCTGGAGAGTAAAATGAAAAAATTCGAAGATGCTGGCGTACTGGTGGCACGTATTCTGATGCCGATTCTGTTTATCGTCTCCGGCTTTGGCAAAATTACCGGCTATGCGGGCACACAGCAGTATATGGAAGCGATGGGCGTACCGGGCTTTATTCTGCCGCTGGTTATCCTGCTTGAGTTCGGCGGCGGTCTGGCGATTCTCTTCGGGTTCCTGACCCGCACCACCGCGCTGATTACCGCTGTGTTTACGCTGCTGACGGCGTTCCTGTTCCACAGCAACTTCGCGGAAGGCGTCAACTCCATCATGTTTATGAAGAACTTTTCTATCGCGGGCGGCTATCTGCTGCTGGCGCTGATGGGTCCTGGCGCGTACAGCCTGGATCGTCTGCTGAAAAAGAACTGGTAACTGACTTTACGGCAGGCGGCCCTCACCGCCTGCCTTTTTGCCATACTGAGAGGATATTTCTGACAGGAGAGCATCATGGGACAACTGATCGACGGCGTCTGGCACGACACCTGGTATGACACCAAATCCACCGGCGGCCGCTTTAAGCGCTCCTCGGCGGCGTACCGCAACTGGGTGACCGCCGACGGCCAACCCGGCCCGACAGGCGAAGGCGGCTTTGCAGCGCAGAAAGATCGCTACCATCTTTATGTCTCGCTCGCCTGCCCGTGGGCGCACCGCACATTAATTTTGCGCGCGCTGAAAGGGCTGGAGTCGTTTATCTCTGTCTCGGTCGTGCATCCGCTGATGCTGGAAAACGGCTGGACCTTCGGCGACGATTTCCCGGCGGCGACCGGCGACACGCTCTATCAGCACGATTTCCTCTATCAGCTTTATCTTCAGGCCGATCCGCACTATTCCGGGCGCGTTACCGTGCCGGTGCTGTGGGATAAAGAGCGTCAGACCATCGTCAGTAACGAATCCGCCGATATCATTCGCATGTTCAACAGCGCGTTTGACGCACTCGGCGCTCGTGCGGGCGATTACTATCCGCAGGCGCTGCGCGCGGAGATAGATGAGCTGAACGGCTGGATTTACGACACAGTGAACAACGGCGTCTATAAAGCGGGCTTCGCCACCAGCCAGCAGGCGTATGACGAAGCGGTGGAACAGGTATTCGCTTCGCTGTCGCGCCTTGAGCAGATCCTCGGCCAGCAGCGTTATCTCGCAGGCGATCAGCTCACCGAAGCCGATATTCGACTGTGGACGACGCTCGTGCGTTTTGACCCGGTCTACGTGACGCATTTCAAATGCGATAAGCATCGCATCAGCGATTACCTGAATCTGCATGGCTTCCTGCGCGAGATTTACCAGATGCCGGGCATCGCGGAAACCGTGGATTTCGGGCATATCCGCCACCACTATTTTTGCAGCCACAAAACCATTAACCCGACCGGTATTATTTCCATCGGCCCCTGGCAGGATCTCGACGAGCCGCACGGGCGCGACGAACGCTTCCGCTAATCCGCTTCGCCCTAAGCCTCTTCTGAAAAATGCGCCGTTCCGACGGCGCTCACATTTTGCATTTTCCCCCAGGCCGTTTCCCCTCCTGACAGCTAGCATTTAGTTAAGCGATCGCTTTAAAAACAAGTGATTGATGGCAAGGGAGGCGAGAACAGATGTACTGGTACATTAAAGCGTTTAGAAATTACCTCGGGTTTACCGGCAGGGCGCGTCGTAAAGAGTACTGGATGTTCACCCTGGTAAATCTCATTCTGGCGGGCGTCATGGTGGCGCTCGATACCATACTTGGGCTGCGCGTTATCGGCGAACAAGGGCTGCTGACGCTGATTTACGGGCTTGCGGTGCTGCTGCCCGCGCTGGCGGTACAGTTCCGCCGCTTGCATGACACTGACCGCACCGCGCGGTGGCTGTTTGTCCTGTTGATCCCGGTTATCGGCTGGCTGATGATCCTCGCGTTCAACACGCAGGAAGGCACTCACGGCGAAAACCGCTTCGGCCCTGACCCGAAACATCATCACTGATCCTCTGGCCGCGTTCCGGCGCGGCGCGTTTCTGCTCTCTTTCCCCATCGCCGCATCCTAAGCGTATAAAGAGTGTTGATTAGCTAAACCGGTTTAACTATTGTTTAGCGCAGGATGAATCGAAGGAGATATACATGTTAGCAAAAGTATGGGCGCTTGGAGATGCCGTGGTGGATCTGCTGCCCGACGGCCACGGCCGGTTACTGCAATGCCCTGGCGGTGCCCCCGCCAACGTGGCCGTCGGCGTGGCGCGGCTTGGCGGCGCGAGCGGGTTTATCGGCCGCGTCGGGCGCGATCCGTTCGGGGCGTTTATGACGCAGACGTTGACCGATGAAAACGTCGATACCCGCGCCATGCATCAGG
The genomic region above belongs to Cronobacter malonaticus LMG 23826 and contains:
- a CDS encoding DUF805 domain-containing protein, with translation MYWYIKAFRNYLGFTGRARRKEYWMFTLVNLILAGVMVALDTILGLRVIGEQGLLTLIYGLAVLLPALAVQFRRLHDTDRTARWLFVLLIPVIGWLMILAFNTQEGTHGENRFGPDPKHHH
- the yqjA gene encoding DedA family general envelope maintenance protein YqjA — translated: MELLTQLLTALWSQDFETLANPGMIGMLYFVLFMILFLENGLLPAAFLPGDSLLVLVGVLIAKGALGYPQTVLLLTAAASLGCWVSYIQGRWLGNTRIVQNWLSHLPAHYHQRAHHLFHKHGLSALLLGRFIAFVRTLLPTIAGLSGLNNARFQFFNWMSGLLWVVILTTLGYLLGKTPVFLKYEDALMSCLMLLPVVLLVIGLIGSLVVLWKKKHGNRS
- a CDS encoding phage holin family protein, with protein sequence MTEPRHAQGPGKSVLGIGQRIVTVLVEMVETRLRLAVVELEEEKANLFQLLLMTGLTMLFAAFGLMSLMVLLIWAVDPQYRLNVMIGTTVALFVLALIGGIWTLRKSRQSTLLRHTRHELSNDRQLLEDDKS
- the mzrA gene encoding EnvZ/OmpR regulon moderator MzrA, coding for MAFKRALSRRLTLTLAAGALLVAVLLSCAALQKHETTLEIRAVSQGATIPDGFSVWHHLDANGIRFKSITPQDDILLIKFDTSDQSEAARKVLYRSLPRGFVIAQQEEKSLTPAWLTRLRHDIQRLG
- a CDS encoding DUF883 family protein, with the protein product MSKENTDHLRAELKSLADTLEEVLTASGDKSKEEMSKLRNKAERALKDTRYHLTETGDVIAKQTREAAARAEDYVRENPWTGVGIGAAIGVVLGVLLTRR
- a CDS encoding YqjK-like family protein — encoded protein: MSMSKAERERRKALLLSQIQQQRLDMAAGRRDWLAVTGSYDRSWNTLLSLRSWALVGSSAMAIWSIRNPNFLLRWAKRGFAAWSTWRLIKTTMKHPLP
- a CDS encoding glutathione S-transferase family protein, whose translation is MGQLIDGVWHDTWYDTKSTGGRFKRSSAAYRNWVTADGQPGPTGEGGFAAQKDRYHLYVSLACPWAHRTLILRALKGLESFISVSVVHPLMLENGWTFGDDFPAATGDTLYQHDFLYQLYLQADPHYSGRVTVPVLWDKERQTIVSNESADIIRMFNSAFDALGARAGDYYPQALRAEIDELNGWIYDTVNNGVYKAGFATSQQAYDEAVEQVFASLSRLEQILGQQRYLAGDQLTEADIRLWTTLVRFDPVYVTHFKCDKHRISDYLNLHGFLREIYQMPGIAETVDFGHIRHHYFCSHKTINPTGIISIGPWQDLDEPHGRDERFR
- a CDS encoding DUF1090 domain-containing protein → MNYRTVLALALFSWNAAALAASPCEEKAQEIKKEIRYAEQHHNQGRIDGLKKALSQVQANCRDGDVIAEHRQKVAEKQAEVAERRAELHEASQKGDAEKIAKRRHKLAEAEQELKALKAQDY
- a CDS encoding DoxX family protein; the protein is MKKFEDAGVLVARILMPILFIVSGFGKITGYAGTQQYMEAMGVPGFILPLVILLEFGGGLAILFGFLTRTTALITAVFTLLTAFLFHSNFAEGVNSIMFMKNFSIAGGYLLLALMGPGAYSLDRLLKKNW